From Amycolatopsis sp. WQ 127309:
GTCCCGGTGTAGATCCGGACGACACCGGCCAGGAAGTTCTCGACGACGTCCCGTTCGCCGGGGCTCAGCGCCCCGACGAGGTCCTCGACGCCGCTGAGCAGCGGGTGCAGGTGCCCGAAGATCCGCGTCGTCGACTCCGGCACGGGCTCGATGAGCACCTTGCGGCGGTCGGTGGCGTGCGGGCGGCGGGTGATGTGCCCGGCCTGCTCGAGCCGGTCCACGATGTGTGTGCTCGCCGCGGTCGAGACCCGCAGCCGGTCCGCGAGCTCCTTCGCGGTCAAGGGGCCTTCGCCGGCGAGGTGCTCCATCGCCGCGAGGTCCGTGGGGTTGACGCCCAGGGCGCCGCTGAGCCGTTTCTCGATGACGCGTGTCAGCGCGCCCACCTCTTGGAGGCGCTCCATCACCGCGTTGCCCACGCCCGGGGCGTCGACGTGCCAGGAAGTCATGACAAGAAGACTACTGAAGAAGTTACTAACTAGGTTAGCTAAATACTGTGGTCCTCGACACTCACGTCCGGTCGGCGCCCCGAGGCGTGGGGTGCGCGATCACGGGGTATCCGGAGATTTCCTGAACCTATCTGGAGGTCCGATGCGCCTGCCCGCCACCCGGGGGCCCGTCAGCGAGGAGGTCGTCCGCCTCCTGCGCGGCGCGACCCCGGCCGAGGACCTCGACCACGGGCCCGCCCAGCCGGCCGTGCACGACGAGGACCTGCAGCTGTCCCTGTGGATCTGTTACGAGCTCGGCTACCGCGGCTTCGACGACCTCGAACCGGACCAGGACGGCGGGCTCGCGCTCCACGCCCTCCGGAAAGACCTCGAAAGTCGGTGGCTCACCGGGCTGACCGAGCTCGTCGAGCCGGTCGCCACCGACCCGGCCGGCGTCCCGCGCGCGCTGGCCCGGCTGGTCGCCGCCGACGACGGTCCGCCGCTGGCGAAGTTCTTGCAGCGCAAGGCCTCCGCCGCGCAGTTCGGCGAGTTCGTCGCGCACCGGTCGGTGTACCACCTCAAGGAGGCCGACCCGCACAGCTGGGCCATCCCGCGCCTCAGCGGGCGGGCGAAGGCCGCGCTGGTCGAGATCCAGGCCGACGAGTACGGCGGCGGGCGCGTGGAACGCATGCATTCGGAGCTGTTCCGCACGACCATGCGGTCACTGGGACTGGACGACACCTACGGCCACTTCGTCGACGACGTGCCGGCCGTCACGCTGGCGGTGAGCAACCTGATGTCCCTGTTCGGGATGAACCGGCGCTGGCTCGGCGCCGCGCTCGGGCACCTCGCGGCGTTCGAGATGACGTCGTCGCTGCCGAACCGCCGCTACGGCAACGGGTTGCGCCGCCTCGGCGGTGACCCGGTGGCGACCCGCTTCTTCGACGAGCACGTCGAGGCCGACGCGGTGCACGAGCAGATCGCGGCCCACGACCTGTGCGGCAGCTACGTCGCGGAGCACCCGGAGGCCGCCGGGGACGTCCTGTTCGGGGCCGCGTGCGCGCTGGCGGTGGAGGCCGAGTTCGGGGCGCGGCTGCTGGAGCGCTGGGCGGCCGGGTCACCGAGCCTGCGCACCCGCGCGCTCTCCGGTGCGGCGTGAGGTCACTTTCCGCGGCTGGGCACCTTGTGCGTCCCGTCGCAGAACGGTTTCACGGCCGAGCGGCCGCACCGGCACAGGGCGACGACGGTGCCGCCGGGGCGCAGGACTTCGCCGTCCTGAGACCGGATTTCGACGTCGCCGCGGACCAGCAGCGGCCCGTCTTCGTAGGGCGTGATGGTCGCCGGGGCGGGTTGGTGTTCCATCGGCGGCGGGTACCCCGGCGCGCCGGCGCCCAACCGGCGGGCGCCCGATGACCGCCCGCGGCCCGGGCACCACGATCGGCGTCGAGGAGGAGTTCCTGGTCGTCGACACGGGGTCACGGCGTCCCGTGCCGACGGCGGCCGCGGTGCTCGCCCGGCTGGACGGCGACGCCGGCGGGATCAAGCCGGAGCTGTACGAGTCCCAGGTCGAGGCGGTCACCCCGGTGCTGACGAGCCTGGCCGACGCGGCCCGGTCACTGGTCACGAGCCGCGCCTCGCTCGCGCGCGCGGCGGCGGCGGAAGGGGTGGCCGCGGTCGGCGTCGGCACGCCGGTCCTGGCCGGGCCGCCGCCCGTGCTGTCCACCGGCGACGACCGGTACCGGCTCGTCGCCCGGACCTACCAGGGAGCGTTCGCGGACTACGAGGCCTGCGGCTGTCACGTCCACGTCGGCGTGCCCGGCGGCGACCTGGCCGTCGCGGTGGTCGACCACCTCCGCCCGTGGCTGCCGACGCTGCTGGCGCTGTCCGCGAACTCGCCGTTCCACCACGGCCGCGACACCGGGTACGCGAGCTGGCGGACGATCGACCAGGCCCGGTTCCCCGGCGGCGGGGTGCCGCCGCGGTTCGGTGATTTCGCCGGTTACGAGCGGTGCCTGGACCAGCTCGTCGATTGCGGTGTCCTGGTCGACGAGCGCATGACGTTCTGGGCGGCCCGGCCCTCACCGCGGTACGCGACGGTCGAGGTCCGGGTCGCCGACGTCGCGGCGTCGCCGGACGGGGCGCTGCTGCAGGCCGCCCTCGTCCGCGGCCTGGTCCGCGCCGCGCTCGACGACCTCTCCCTCGGCCGCGAAGCCCCGGAGGTCGACGGCCAGCTCGCCGCCGGCGCCCTGTGGTCGGCCGCCCGCTACGGCATCCACGGGCACGGGATCGACACGATCGGCGGCCGCCGGGTGCCCGCCCGCACGCTGCTGGCGGCCCTGCTGCGCCGGGTCCGCCCGGCACTGGAGGACACCGGGGACGTCCTGGCGGTCGACGCGCTGCTGCCCCCGGTGCTGGCCGGCGGCGCCGCCCGGCAA
This genomic window contains:
- a CDS encoding MarR family winged helix-turn-helix transcriptional regulator; this translates as MTSWHVDAPGVGNAVMERLQEVGALTRVIEKRLSGALGVNPTDLAAMEHLAGEGPLTAKELADRLRVSTAASTHIVDRLEQAGHITRRPHATDRRKVLIEPVPESTTRIFGHLHPLLSGVEDLVGALSPGERDVVENFLAGVVRIYTGTADSLGSTA
- a CDS encoding CDGSH iron-sulfur domain-containing protein, with amino-acid sequence MEHQPAPATITPYEDGPLLVRGDVEIRSQDGEVLRPGGTVVALCRCGRSAVKPFCDGTHKVPSRGK
- a CDS encoding iron-containing redox enzyme family protein, whose translation is MRLPATRGPVSEEVVRLLRGATPAEDLDHGPAQPAVHDEDLQLSLWICYELGYRGFDDLEPDQDGGLALHALRKDLESRWLTGLTELVEPVATDPAGVPRALARLVAADDGPPLAKFLQRKASAAQFGEFVAHRSVYHLKEADPHSWAIPRLSGRAKAALVEIQADEYGGGRVERMHSELFRTTMRSLGLDDTYGHFVDDVPAVTLAVSNLMSLFGMNRRWLGAALGHLAAFEMTSSLPNRRYGNGLRRLGGDPVATRFFDEHVEADAVHEQIAAHDLCGSYVAEHPEAAGDVLFGAACALAVEAEFGARLLERWAAGSPSLRTRALSGAA
- a CDS encoding glutamate--cysteine ligase produces the protein MTARGPGTTIGVEEEFLVVDTGSRRPVPTAAAVLARLDGDAGGIKPELYESQVEAVTPVLTSLADAARSLVTSRASLARAAAAEGVAAVGVGTPVLAGPPPVLSTGDDRYRLVARTYQGAFADYEACGCHVHVGVPGGDLAVAVVDHLRPWLPTLLALSANSPFHHGRDTGYASWRTIDQARFPGGGVPPRFGDFAGYERCLDQLVDCGVLVDERMTFWAARPSPRYATVEVRVADVAASPDGALLQAALVRGLVRAALDDLSLGREAPEVDGQLAAGALWSAARYGIHGHGIDTIGGRRVPARTLLAALLRRVRPALEDTGDVLAVDALLPPVLAGGAARQRATAAAGGLTAVVDELAGLLTEPVTGPAAGERSAEHAPVPR